The following coding sequences lie in one Alicyclobacillus curvatus genomic window:
- a CDS encoding KamA family radical SAM protein: MRLQPKYVTRIEELGELSPDERIKLRTITGHYVFRINNYYRNLIDWDNPTDAIRRLIIPSESELQEYGSLDASEEIENYVAKGCQHKYKSTAVLLVSNVCGAYCRFCFRKRLFRNTDIHEASLDISEGLEYIREHREIDNVLLTGGDSLMLSTAKIADILQQLRRIPHVRIIRMGSKLPAFNPMRIYEDQALLARLKQYSGPESRIYVMSHFNHPRELTSEAYRAIEALQSSGVVMSNQTPLLRGVNDDPLVLSELLSKLSYAGVIPYYIFQNRPVAGNYGFVVPLQKAFQVIEEAKAITSGLGKRIRFVMSHSTGKIEVLAVEGNNIYLRYHQARDERNVGRFLAMHITSDAAWFDDLTN, from the coding sequence ATCCGCTTGCAGCCAAAATATGTAACGCGAATTGAAGAACTTGGCGAACTTTCCCCTGACGAGCGAATCAAACTGCGCACCATCACTGGCCACTACGTATTTCGTATCAACAACTACTATCGAAATCTCATCGATTGGGACAACCCAACTGACGCGATTCGAAGGCTAATTATTCCATCGGAAAGTGAACTGCAGGAATACGGAAGCCTAGATGCATCCGAAGAAATTGAAAATTACGTAGCAAAAGGGTGTCAGCATAAATACAAATCGACGGCTGTCCTCCTCGTGTCTAATGTTTGTGGAGCTTATTGCAGGTTTTGCTTCCGGAAGCGACTCTTTCGAAATACTGATATTCATGAGGCCTCGCTGGATATCTCTGAGGGGCTCGAGTACATTCGTGAACATCGGGAGATTGATAATGTTCTGCTCACCGGCGGTGACTCCCTGATGTTATCTACGGCTAAGATTGCGGATATTCTTCAGCAGCTTCGTCGGATCCCGCACGTTCGCATCATTCGAATGGGGTCTAAACTCCCTGCATTCAACCCGATGAGAATCTATGAAGACCAGGCCCTGCTTGCGAGACTGAAACAGTACTCAGGCCCAGAATCCAGAATCTATGTCATGAGTCACTTCAATCACCCGCGTGAACTGACATCAGAGGCCTACCGGGCCATTGAGGCATTGCAATCATCAGGAGTCGTGATGAGCAATCAGACTCCCCTGCTGCGCGGAGTCAACGACGACCCGCTCGTTCTTTCAGAATTACTCAGTAAACTGTCCTATGCAGGGGTCATACCTTACTACATTTTCCAAAATCGACCTGTAGCTGGTAACTACGGGTTTGTTGTGCCCTTGCAGAAAGCGTTTCAAGTCATCGAGGAGGCAAAGGCGATAACTTCGGGCCTTGGAAAACGAATTAGATTTGTCATGAGTCACTCAACAGGCAAAATCGAAGTATTGGCTGTCGAAGGTAACAACATTTACCTCAGGTATCATCAGGCTCGGGACGAACGAAATGTCGGTCGGTTTCTGGCAATGCACATCACTTCAGACGCGGCATGGTTCGACGACCTCACCAACTAA
- a CDS encoding MFS transporter, with protein sequence MNRRAVFTFSGTHFLNDLVTTGMVPALVVMYKHALHLNYTQSTLVVLVSYLTSSVMQPIFGTLTDKKPRVWLLGLGAFLSVIGLALTGLVHNLALLLVCIGLSGFGSGAFHPEASRGTHLAAGSRRGLAQSVFQVGGNAGQAFGPLIISLFIGRTGLHGLLWLIPAAILAGGLGAQIVPWLSAKVSQAKGKHREIVGENNLPGVALLVSIIILRSWCQVGVVVFLPFYFHNLSLATSEIFNFVFVGAGALGTFIGGVMSDRIGQKRLLVVSMLAATPFALVFPYTHGVLAVIDLLFFGFSVLSSFAVTVVLMQMMLPRNIALASGLSIGFGVGAGGIGATFMGGISDLFGVPAVFTILSVLPLLGSILAAFLPRDVKRV encoded by the coding sequence ATGAATCGTCGAGCAGTATTCACGTTTAGTGGTACCCACTTCTTGAACGATCTCGTTACCACAGGCATGGTGCCCGCACTTGTTGTCATGTACAAACATGCCCTCCATTTGAATTACACACAATCGACGCTGGTGGTGCTCGTTTCCTATCTTACTTCTTCGGTGATGCAGCCCATTTTTGGTACTCTTACGGACAAGAAACCTCGGGTTTGGCTTCTGGGTCTTGGTGCGTTCTTATCGGTCATTGGACTTGCTTTGACAGGGCTGGTGCACAATCTTGCGCTGCTGCTCGTCTGTATCGGGTTATCTGGGTTTGGGTCGGGTGCGTTTCATCCAGAAGCATCTCGTGGTACGCACCTAGCAGCTGGGTCGCGCCGGGGCTTGGCGCAGTCTGTGTTTCAAGTAGGCGGGAATGCAGGTCAGGCATTCGGACCGCTTATCATCTCGTTGTTCATAGGCAGAACAGGGCTCCACGGTCTACTGTGGTTGATTCCGGCGGCTATCCTCGCAGGTGGTCTGGGAGCACAAATTGTCCCGTGGTTGTCTGCGAAGGTCAGTCAAGCGAAGGGAAAACATCGCGAAATCGTAGGCGAAAATAACCTGCCAGGCGTTGCCCTTCTTGTCAGCATCATCATTCTGCGGTCATGGTGTCAAGTGGGAGTCGTCGTTTTTTTGCCGTTTTACTTTCATAACTTGTCGTTAGCCACATCAGAGATATTCAATTTTGTCTTCGTGGGTGCGGGGGCGCTCGGCACGTTTATCGGTGGGGTCATGTCTGACCGCATTGGACAGAAGCGGTTGCTGGTAGTGTCAATGCTTGCCGCAACTCCGTTTGCTCTCGTTTTTCCATATACACACGGCGTACTTGCGGTCATCGACCTTCTGTTCTTCGGATTTAGCGTACTCTCGTCATTTGCCGTAACGGTAGTTTTGATGCAGATGATGTTACCCAGAAACATTGCCTTGGCATCAGGATTATCCATTGGTTTTGGCGTTGGGGCCGGAGGAATCGGGGCTACATTCATGGGCGGTATTTCTGACTTGTTTGGCGTCCCAGCCGTATTTACGATTTTGTCAGTGTTACCGCTCCTTGGTTCCATCCTCGCCGCATTTTTGCCGCGAGATGTGAAGAGAGTGTAA
- a CDS encoding heavy-metal-associated domain-containing protein: MDTLTLSVQGLNVNAVTRALRQTRGVEGVDVDLGENLAVVTFDESETNAAHLQQVVAGTHHRSNAN; this comes from the coding sequence GTGGATACATTAACTTTGTCTGTACAGGGACTGAACGTCAATGCCGTGACCCGTGCGCTGAGGCAAACCCGTGGAGTTGAGGGGGTTGACGTAGACCTCGGAGAAAACCTGGCCGTAGTCACGTTTGACGAATCAGAGACAAATGCGGCGCATTTGCAGCAAGTTGTTGCGGGTACCCATCACCGATCGAACGCGAACTAG
- the msrB gene encoding peptide-methionine (R)-S-oxide reductase MsrB, whose translation MSQEELKRRLTPMQYEVTQNSATEPPFANEYWDNHREGIYVDIVSGKPLFSSLDKFDSACGWPSFSKPLGESIVQERLDTSHGMVRTEVRSTNANSHLGHVFEDGPLEAGGLRYCINSAALRFIEKDKLEQEGYGEYLRLFEE comes from the coding sequence ATGAGCCAAGAAGAGCTAAAACGTCGACTTACACCAATGCAGTACGAAGTTACACAAAACAGCGCAACTGAGCCGCCATTTGCAAATGAATACTGGGACAATCACCGAGAAGGGATTTATGTAGACATCGTTTCTGGAAAACCCCTGTTCTCGTCACTGGATAAGTTTGACTCAGCCTGCGGATGGCCCAGTTTTTCGAAACCTCTCGGGGAGAGTATCGTGCAGGAAAGATTGGACACAAGCCACGGTATGGTTCGAACCGAGGTGCGAAGCACGAACGCCAATTCCCATCTCGGGCACGTGTTCGAGGACGGCCCTCTCGAAGCTGGCGGCCTGCGCTATTGCATCAATTCGGCCGCACTTCGCTTTATCGAGAAGGACAAATTAGAGCAGGAAGGCTATGGAGAATACCTGCGACTGTTTGAAGAATAA